One region of Natronorubrum aibiense genomic DNA includes:
- a CDS encoding acyl-CoA carboxylase subunit beta, which translates to MELRINTTATEQEAQAIAKALASHFGEDVELYAERGEDLLASASPEVSADATTPDAAAGDGGNAEPLEPTAREETLQAEIDDILEGGPEKYRERLSDQGKLFVRDRLELWFGEDGLSFEDGKFANFDAWHPSGQNSDPDSDDRLPADGLITGAAEFEGRDLHFMANDFTVKAGSMAEKGVEKFLRMQQRALKTGRPVLYLMDSSGGRIDQQSGFFANREGIGKYYYNHSMLSGRVPQICVLYGPCIAGAAYTPVFADFTIMVRDVSAMAIASPRMVEMVTGEEIDLQDLGGPDIHARHSGSADLIAEDEEHARELVAKLIGYLPDNADEEPPQTEGTAPARPPEGIDSVVPQEPNRGYDMNDVIERVVDAGSVLELRPEYGPEIITAFARIDGRPIGIVANQPAQRAGAIFPDAAEKAAEFIWTCDAYDIPLLYLCDTPGFMAGSQVEKDGILEQGKKMIYATSSATVPKQSVVVRKAYGAGIYAMSGPAYDPESVIGLPSGEIAIMGPEAAINAVYANKLAAIDDPDERAEKEQQLREEYREDINVHRMASEVVIDEIVPPSSLREELEARFAFYETVEKDLPDKKHGTIL; encoded by the coding sequence ATGGAACTGAGAATCAACACGACGGCAACCGAGCAGGAAGCACAGGCGATCGCGAAGGCACTCGCCTCCCACTTCGGCGAGGACGTCGAGCTGTACGCCGAACGGGGCGAGGACCTCCTCGCGAGTGCCTCGCCTGAGGTGAGCGCTGACGCGACGACACCCGACGCGGCTGCCGGCGACGGCGGCAACGCAGAGCCACTCGAGCCGACCGCTCGAGAGGAGACGCTGCAAGCCGAGATTGACGACATCCTCGAGGGCGGCCCCGAGAAGTACCGCGAGCGCCTCTCCGATCAGGGGAAGCTGTTCGTCCGCGATCGGCTCGAGCTCTGGTTCGGCGAGGACGGCCTCTCGTTCGAAGACGGCAAGTTTGCCAACTTCGACGCGTGGCATCCGAGCGGCCAGAACAGCGATCCGGATTCGGACGATCGACTGCCCGCGGACGGACTCATCACCGGCGCGGCCGAGTTCGAGGGCCGGGACCTACATTTCATGGCCAACGACTTCACCGTCAAGGCGGGGTCGATGGCCGAGAAAGGTGTCGAGAAGTTCCTCCGGATGCAACAGCGCGCGCTGAAGACTGGGCGCCCGGTGCTGTACCTGATGGACTCCTCGGGCGGCCGGATCGACCAGCAGTCGGGCTTTTTCGCGAACCGCGAGGGTATCGGGAAGTACTACTACAACCACTCGATGCTGTCGGGCCGCGTGCCACAGATCTGCGTGCTCTACGGCCCCTGTATCGCCGGGGCCGCCTACACACCGGTGTTCGCCGACTTCACGATCATGGTCCGGGACGTCTCGGCGATGGCGATCGCCTCCCCGCGGATGGTCGAGATGGTCACCGGCGAGGAAATCGACCTGCAGGATCTCGGTGGTCCGGACATCCACGCCCGCCACTCCGGCAGCGCGGACCTGATCGCCGAGGACGAAGAACACGCCCGCGAACTCGTCGCGAAACTTATCGGCTACCTGCCGGACAACGCAGACGAGGAGCCACCGCAGACGGAGGGGACGGCTCCCGCACGGCCACCTGAGGGGATCGATTCCGTCGTCCCACAGGAACCGAACCGTGGCTACGACATGAACGACGTCATCGAGCGCGTCGTCGACGCTGGCTCCGTCCTCGAGCTCCGCCCGGAGTACGGCCCGGAGATCATCACGGCCTTCGCCCGGATCGACGGCCGCCCGATCGGGATCGTCGCCAACCAGCCCGCCCAGCGGGCCGGTGCGATCTTCCCCGACGCCGCCGAGAAGGCCGCGGAGTTCATCTGGACCTGCGATGCCTACGACATCCCACTGCTCTATCTGTGTGACACCCCCGGCTTCATGGCCGGCTCACAGGTCGAGAAAGACGGCATCTTAGAGCAGGGCAAGAAGATGATCTACGCGACGTCCTCGGCGACGGTTCCCAAACAGTCCGTCGTCGTCCGGAAGGCCTACGGCGCAGGGATCTACGCCATGTCGGGGCCGGCTTACGATCCGGAGAGTGTTATCGGCCTGCCGAGCGGCGAGATCGCCATTATGGGGCCCGAAGCGGCGATCAACGCCGTCTACGCGAACAAGCTGGCGGCGATCGACGACCCGGACGAACGCGCCGAAAAAGAACAGCAACTGCGCGAGGAGTACCGCGAGGATATCAACGTCCACCGGATGGCCAGCGAGGTCGTCATCGACGAGATCGTCCCGCCGAGTTCGCTTCGAGAGGAACTCGAGGCCCGCTTTGCGTTCTACGAGACCGTCGAGAAGGACCTGCCGGACAAGAAACACGGGACGATCCTCTGA
- a CDS encoding acetyl/propionyl/methylcrotonyl-CoA carboxylase subunit alpha: MFEKLLVANRGEIAVRVMSACEELGIETVAVYSDADRDAGHVDYADEAYNIGPAPASKSYLDGETIIEVANRAGADAIHPGYGFLAENAEFASQVESAEGITWVGPSSDAMTALGEKTNARRIMQAADVPVVPGTTEPVESAAEVRELGAEFGYPIAIKAEGGGGGRGMKIVRSEDEADDAFESAKREGEAYFDNDSVYVEKYLEDPKHVEVQILADHHGTALHLGERDCSLQRRHQKVIEEAPSTALDSGLREAIGNAARRGVREADYTNAGTVEFLVEDGEFYFMEVNTRIQVEHTVSEEVTGIDIVREQLRIAAGKELPYTQDDIEIDGHAMEFRINAENPANGFAPTPGTLSTYDPPGGLGVRIDDAIEKGDVIAGDYDSMIAKLIVRAPTRARCLERSRRALSHFDVGVETTIPFHRLMLDDETFRTGAHTTNYLDETVSDDDLAAAVERWSTAVDDDSATGSAATDDLVVEVDGRRFDVAVTGEMPRAVSSNNGADTSGSATGSTASSAGSAGAGQVTASDAITAEMQGTVLSVSVSPGDQIAQGEVVCVLEAMKMENDVVAPAAGTVADVPVTDGDTVDMGDPLVVLE; this comes from the coding sequence ATGTTCGAGAAATTACTGGTCGCCAACCGCGGCGAAATCGCCGTCCGCGTCATGAGCGCCTGCGAGGAACTCGGCATCGAGACGGTCGCCGTCTACAGCGACGCCGACCGAGACGCCGGCCACGTCGACTACGCCGACGAAGCGTACAACATCGGCCCCGCGCCGGCGAGCAAGTCCTATCTCGACGGCGAGACGATCATCGAGGTCGCCAACCGTGCCGGTGCCGACGCGATCCATCCCGGCTACGGCTTCCTCGCGGAAAACGCCGAGTTCGCCAGCCAGGTCGAATCTGCAGAGGGGATCACCTGGGTCGGCCCCTCGAGCGACGCCATGACGGCCTTAGGCGAGAAGACGAACGCTCGCCGGATCATGCAAGCCGCCGACGTCCCGGTCGTGCCAGGGACGACCGAACCGGTCGAGTCGGCCGCCGAGGTGCGCGAGCTAGGCGCGGAGTTCGGCTACCCGATCGCCATCAAAGCCGAAGGCGGCGGTGGCGGCCGCGGCATGAAGATCGTCCGCAGCGAAGACGAAGCCGACGACGCCTTCGAGAGCGCCAAACGCGAAGGCGAGGCCTACTTCGACAACGACTCGGTGTATGTGGAGAAGTACCTCGAGGATCCCAAACACGTCGAGGTCCAGATCCTCGCCGACCACCACGGGACGGCACTGCATCTGGGCGAGCGGGACTGTTCGCTCCAGCGTCGCCACCAGAAGGTCATCGAAGAAGCGCCGAGCACGGCGCTCGACTCGGGGCTTCGTGAGGCGATCGGCAACGCCGCCCGTCGGGGCGTCCGCGAAGCCGACTATACGAACGCGGGCACCGTCGAGTTCCTCGTCGAAGATGGGGAGTTCTACTTCATGGAGGTCAACACCCGGATTCAGGTCGAACACACCGTCAGCGAAGAGGTAACGGGCATCGACATCGTCCGCGAACAGCTCCGCATCGCGGCCGGCAAAGAACTCCCGTACACGCAAGACGACATCGAGATCGACGGCCACGCGATGGAGTTCCGAATCAACGCCGAGAACCCCGCAAACGGGTTCGCGCCGACGCCGGGGACGCTTTCGACCTACGACCCGCCGGGCGGCCTCGGCGTCCGGATCGACGACGCCATCGAGAAAGGCGACGTGATCGCCGGCGACTACGACTCGATGATCGCGAAGCTGATCGTCCGCGCGCCGACGCGAGCACGCTGTCTCGAGCGCTCCCGACGAGCACTGTCCCACTTCGACGTCGGCGTCGAGACGACGATTCCGTTCCACCGACTGATGCTCGACGACGAGACGTTCCGCACGGGCGCACACACGACGAACTACCTCGACGAGACGGTCAGCGACGACGACCTCGCGGCCGCCGTCGAACGCTGGAGTACAGCCGTCGACGACGACAGTGCGACCGGCAGCGCTGCAACGGACGACCTCGTCGTCGAGGTCGATGGTCGGCGCTTCGACGTCGCCGTCACCGGAGAGATGCCACGCGCAGTCAGCAGCAACAACGGGGCCGACACGAGCGGCTCCGCGACGGGGTCGACGGCCTCGAGCGCCGGCAGCGCTGGTGCCGGGCAAGTCACTGCAAGCGACGCGATCACGGCTGAGATGCAGGGCACCGTGCTCTCCGTGAGCGTCAGTCCGGGCGACCAGATCGCGCAAGGCGAGGTGGTCTGCGTCCTCGAGGCGATGAAGATGGAAAACGACGTGGTGGCACCGGCCGCCGGCACCGTCGCGGACGTTCCCGTGACGGACGGTGACACAGTTGATATGGGCGACCCACTGGTCGTCTTAGAGTAA
- a CDS encoding acyl-CoA dehydrogenase family protein: protein MNFEDTHERSMIRQTAAEIAEQYGPEHWREKEENGEFSTEFWNELGDAGFHGLLVPEEYDGAGMGMQEMGLAMETLCAEGCGMAGTWYLVLTAGMAAVGIREHGTEEQKERYLPDIATGARNFSIGITEPEAGTNTLNVATRAEKDGDEYVLNGKKAWITFADRADNMVLVTRTTSREDVDRGTDGISLFVVDMDDPNIDVSPISKHAMNYSKSCEVFFENIRVPEENLLGEEGDGWWVLVDMLNPERIGFAAAGTGIGKLASHAAIEYANDREIFGAPIGTHQAVSFPITEAYAKMETAALMREKAAWLYDQGEDCGYETNVAKATAVDAGIEAVKHSMQAFGGWGYATEYDVERWWREINLTRLAPVSQQMAYNHIGQQLGFPKSY, encoded by the coding sequence ATGAACTTCGAAGACACACACGAACGGTCGATGATCCGCCAGACAGCGGCGGAGATTGCCGAGCAGTACGGACCGGAACACTGGCGCGAGAAGGAAGAAAACGGCGAGTTCTCCACGGAATTCTGGAACGAACTCGGCGACGCTGGCTTCCACGGCCTCCTCGTTCCCGAGGAGTACGACGGGGCCGGCATGGGAATGCAGGAGATGGGGCTAGCCATGGAAACCCTCTGTGCCGAGGGCTGTGGCATGGCCGGCACGTGGTATCTGGTGTTGACCGCCGGGATGGCCGCCGTCGGCATCCGCGAGCACGGCACCGAAGAACAGAAAGAACGCTACCTGCCTGACATCGCGACCGGCGCGCGCAACTTCTCGATCGGGATCACCGAACCCGAGGCGGGGACGAACACGCTCAACGTCGCCACTCGAGCCGAAAAGGACGGTGATGAGTACGTCCTCAACGGCAAGAAGGCGTGGATCACGTTCGCGGATCGGGCCGACAACATGGTCCTCGTCACGCGGACGACATCCCGCGAGGACGTCGACCGTGGCACCGACGGGATCAGCCTGTTCGTCGTCGACATGGACGATCCGAACATCGACGTCTCGCCGATCTCGAAACACGCGATGAACTACTCGAAGTCGTGTGAGGTCTTCTTCGAGAACATCCGCGTGCCCGAGGAGAACTTGCTGGGAGAGGAAGGCGACGGCTGGTGGGTACTGGTCGATATGCTCAATCCCGAGCGAATCGGCTTCGCGGCCGCCGGCACCGGGATCGGCAAGCTCGCCTCGCACGCAGCCATCGAGTACGCGAACGACCGCGAGATCTTCGGCGCACCGATCGGCACCCACCAGGCCGTCTCGTTCCCGATCACGGAAGCATACGCGAAGATGGAGACAGCCGCGCTCATGCGCGAGAAGGCCGCCTGGCTCTACGATCAGGGCGAAGACTGTGGCTACGAGACCAACGTCGCGAAGGCGACGGCCGTCGACGCCGGCATTGAGGCGGTCAAACACTCGATGCAGGCCTTCGGCGGCTGGGGGTACGCTACGGAGTACGACGTCGAACGCTGGTGGCGCGAGATCAACCTCACCCGACTCGCGCCCGTCTCCCAGCAGATGGCGTACAACCACATCGGCCAACAGCTCGGCTTCCCCAAGTCCTACTGA
- a CDS encoding acyl-CoA synthetase — MPSSHNLPEYEQVREEFSWDDLYDAADWDAPNELNIAHEVCDRHAENKEKVALYQVSEDGELTTLTFWELANQTSQFANVLEDLGIEQGDRVFSYMPRIPEHYVALVGTLKRGAVFGGINERFGPDGISYRLADCDAKAIVTTADNRDTVEEALEDAPSVEHVIVVSDDGTGLRRGDASYHSEMEDASREYEPAATGGEDDALLYYTSGTTGLAKGVRHKHRWVTGVAATQKYAVDLQEGDCYWSTGDLGWLTGPINTLGAWFWGTALFTYEGEFDPETWADLLDEFPITVLFSVPTAYRMLREHEEVLEDVSLDLRHALSIGEPLSAGVVEWGEETLGVTIHDTYGQTETGNMIINNYPTMDVRPGSMGKPLPGIEADIVDPETGEVLEPGQTGEIAQRGDYPCFFAEYWQKPEKTAECFVDGPAGEWYLSGDLAHKDEDGYFWFEGRADDVILSSGYRIGPFEVESSLGEHEAVAEAAVVPKPHRERGNIVKAYIVPSEGTATSEGLKEEIKAHVRDELSAHEYPREIEFREELPKTVTGKIRRTELQDEVEEEAEAA; from the coding sequence ATGCCATCGAGCCACAATCTTCCGGAGTACGAGCAGGTTCGCGAGGAGTTTAGCTGGGACGACCTCTACGATGCAGCCGACTGGGACGCACCGAACGAGCTGAATATCGCCCACGAGGTCTGTGATCGCCACGCCGAGAACAAGGAGAAAGTCGCCCTCTATCAGGTGAGCGAGGACGGCGAGTTGACGACGCTGACGTTCTGGGAACTGGCCAACCAGACGAGCCAGTTCGCGAACGTCCTCGAGGACCTTGGCATCGAGCAAGGGGACCGAGTCTTCTCGTACATGCCGCGGATCCCCGAACACTACGTCGCGCTGGTTGGGACGCTCAAACGCGGGGCCGTCTTCGGCGGCATCAACGAGCGCTTCGGCCCCGACGGCATCTCCTATCGTCTCGCCGACTGCGATGCGAAAGCGATCGTCACTACCGCCGACAACCGCGACACCGTCGAAGAAGCCCTCGAGGACGCCCCTTCGGTCGAACACGTCATCGTCGTCAGCGACGACGGGACGGGACTCCGTCGCGGCGACGCAAGCTACCACAGCGAGATGGAAGATGCGAGCCGGGAGTACGAGCCGGCAGCGACGGGCGGCGAGGACGACGCCTTACTCTACTACACCAGCGGGACGACCGGGCTGGCGAAAGGCGTTCGCCACAAACACCGGTGGGTCACCGGCGTCGCCGCCACCCAGAAGTACGCTGTCGACCTGCAGGAGGGCGACTGCTACTGGTCGACCGGCGACCTGGGCTGGCTGACCGGCCCGATCAACACGCTCGGGGCCTGGTTCTGGGGCACCGCGTTGTTTACCTACGAAGGCGAGTTCGATCCCGAAACGTGGGCCGACCTGCTCGATGAGTTCCCCATCACGGTCCTGTTCTCGGTCCCGACGGCCTACCGGATGCTGCGTGAACACGAGGAGGTCCTCGAGGACGTCTCGCTCGACCTGCGTCACGCCTTATCGATCGGCGAACCGCTCTCGGCGGGCGTCGTCGAGTGGGGCGAGGAGACCCTCGGCGTGACGATCCACGACACCTACGGCCAGACCGAGACGGGTAACATGATCATCAACAACTACCCGACGATGGATGTGCGTCCGGGCTCGATGGGCAAGCCGCTGCCCGGCATCGAGGCCGACATCGTCGACCCGGAGACGGGCGAAGTGCTCGAGCCTGGTCAGACGGGCGAAATCGCCCAGCGCGGGGACTACCCCTGCTTCTTCGCGGAGTACTGGCAGAAACCCGAAAAGACCGCCGAGTGCTTCGTCGACGGTCCTGCTGGTGAGTGGTATCTCTCCGGCGACCTCGCACACAAGGACGAGGACGGGTACTTCTGGTTCGAAGGGCGGGCCGACGACGTCATCCTCTCGTCGGGCTACCGGATCGGCCCCTTCGAGGTCGAAAGCTCGCTGGGCGAGCACGAGGCCGTCGCCGAGGCCGCCGTCGTCCCGAAACCCCACCGCGAACGGGGCAACATCGTAAAAGCCTACATCGTGCCGAGCGAGGGGACGGCGACCTCCGAGGGCCTCAAAGAGGAGATCAAAGCCCACGTCCGAGACGAACTCTCAGCCCACGAGTACCCCCGCGAGATCGAGTTCCGCGAGGAACTGCCGAAGACGGTCACCGGGAAGATCCGCCGGACGGAACTCCAAGACGAGGTCGAAGAGGAAGCCGAGGCGGCCTGA
- a CDS encoding UbiD family decarboxylase: MTAFRTHLEFLRKTDDCCSLERPDSPSLQVIASEALRADGPTVRLGTADDRVDLVSGVYGGVDQLRRQVQYPWTRLGIGLGVDRDAAYVDVLETITDLGDRVDERDVTYVERAATATDRTVRALGFPTPPGETWPHLTLGLLSVGTDDGTYWTPIHGTVIDQNTIRARVPEAITDRFTHDDAVTVALGVPSEALAATHLLTNTDRLSTPIEDRGVGSTVPVIPTAGGVVPSSSEVVLEATVAATQPDTRSEKRAFWERLVDATTLTLEVSSVFARDDAVVPFTPLGVPLADDLQLAALTLAARLYDRVNSYWGVSPVEWLLLPAAGRLGICIVSTEVLYAGFEWQLSNFLFSLADCFDTVVLVDEHASPRDLGQVLGDIWVKAHPARDWLFSGSDAPVARLPTYSRDGTGARLYVDATWDPRWDEEYIAPRVSLAESYPPTLRAAIRGSWADFGFDADPDDVL; the protein is encoded by the coding sequence ATGACGGCGTTTCGAACCCACCTCGAGTTCTTGCGGAAGACCGACGACTGCTGTTCGCTCGAGCGACCCGACTCGCCGTCGCTCCAGGTCATCGCCAGCGAGGCGCTTCGGGCCGACGGCCCCACAGTGCGATTGGGGACGGCTGACGACCGCGTCGACCTCGTCAGCGGCGTCTACGGCGGTGTCGACCAACTGCGCCGTCAGGTGCAATACCCCTGGACACGGCTCGGCATCGGCCTCGGTGTCGACCGCGACGCCGCGTACGTCGACGTCCTCGAGACGATCACCGACCTCGGCGACCGGGTCGACGAACGCGACGTCACCTACGTCGAACGCGCGGCGACGGCCACCGATCGGACCGTCCGAGCCCTCGGCTTTCCGACGCCGCCGGGCGAGACCTGGCCTCACCTGACGCTCGGACTGCTCTCGGTGGGCACCGACGACGGCACGTACTGGACGCCGATCCACGGGACGGTTATCGACCAAAATACGATCCGCGCTCGCGTTCCCGAAGCGATCACGGACCGCTTTACCCACGACGATGCGGTCACCGTCGCACTCGGCGTCCCCTCCGAAGCGCTCGCGGCGACGCACCTGCTGACGAACACCGACCGGCTGTCGACGCCGATCGAAGACCGGGGCGTCGGCTCGACGGTGCCGGTGATCCCCACCGCTGGCGGGGTCGTCCCGAGTTCCTCCGAGGTCGTCCTCGAGGCCACCGTGGCAGCCACACAGCCCGATACCCGATCGGAGAAACGGGCGTTCTGGGAGCGCCTCGTCGACGCGACGACGCTGACGCTCGAGGTCTCGAGCGTGTTCGCTCGCGACGACGCCGTCGTTCCGTTTACGCCGCTGGGCGTGCCGCTGGCCGATGACTTACAACTTGCCGCACTCACGCTCGCGGCGCGGCTCTACGACCGGGTCAACAGCTACTGGGGCGTCTCGCCCGTCGAGTGGCTCCTGTTGCCGGCAGCGGGCCGACTCGGGATCTGTATCGTCTCGACGGAGGTCCTGTATGCCGGCTTCGAGTGGCAACTGTCGAACTTCCTGTTTTCCCTCGCCGACTGTTTCGATACGGTCGTGCTCGTCGACGAACACGCCAGCCCGCGCGACCTCGGGCAGGTCCTCGGCGATATCTGGGTCAAAGCCCACCCCGCTCGAGACTGGCTGTTCAGCGGGTCGGACGCGCCAGTCGCCCGCCTGCCGACGTACAGCCGGGATGGCACCGGGGCCCGCCTCTACGTCGACGCGACGTGGGACCCGCGCTGGGACGAAGAGTACATCGCGCCACGGGTCTCGCTCGCCGAGTCGTACCCGCCGACGCTTCGAGCAGCCATCCGCGGGTCGTGGGCCGACTTCGGATTCGACGCCGACCCGGACGACGTGCTGTAG
- a CDS encoding UbiD family decarboxylase, with translation MAVGSFREFLGTLADEDALARITDEVSWDLEASAITMLANETDDRIPIFETVQSQSLETAARLVGDPYRGPQRRPWQRFARAFDLPTDSGPAYYEGVIDRLSEPIEPRVVSDGEAPCKEVVRTGSEASLLEFPWPYIHQGDGGRYATLATLVAPDSDSEWGSWSRHRAMIHDDSQASLLFLAGEQVPNRYYFEYERDDEPMPVALTLGAGPAIESTAEVWIPVGKSEVSFAGGLRESPVDLVDCETNELRVPASAEIVIEGHVLPGERLDEGPFGDYFGYMNGPRRSMPVLEVDAITHRERPYVPFCVEGSGVGYGENSTSTFAVAAGGPDATLGLRAAGFDVELAVPWPFSSRTVWVIATDRPYPGSLHELANFIFTTWGMLHIDFFVFVDSDVNPLNPRAVVEAIALHADPDTDFHQFGVERMPKVPLNIYQTPDEKGSAAVGTSKTKTAKAYIDACADGTRPAQSIGDRDAREQARDLLSQAGIPESAFEPSHTIGSNQ, from the coding sequence ATGGCTGTGGGATCATTTCGGGAGTTTCTGGGCACGCTCGCGGACGAAGACGCGCTCGCGCGAATCACCGACGAGGTCTCGTGGGATCTCGAGGCGAGCGCGATCACGATGCTCGCAAACGAGACCGACGACCGGATTCCGATCTTCGAGACGGTCCAATCGCAGTCCCTCGAGACGGCCGCCCGGCTCGTCGGCGACCCCTACCGCGGACCCCAGCGCCGACCCTGGCAGCGGTTCGCCCGCGCGTTCGACCTGCCGACCGACTCCGGTCCGGCCTACTACGAGGGCGTGATCGACCGGCTGTCTGAACCGATCGAGCCGCGGGTCGTCTCCGACGGCGAGGCCCCCTGCAAGGAGGTCGTCCGGACGGGTTCGGAGGCGAGTTTGCTCGAGTTCCCCTGGCCGTACATTCATCAGGGCGACGGCGGCCGATACGCGACGCTCGCGACGCTCGTCGCCCCCGACTCCGACAGCGAGTGGGGGAGTTGGTCGCGCCATCGAGCGATGATTCACGACGACTCACAGGCGAGCCTGCTCTTTCTGGCTGGCGAGCAGGTCCCCAACCGCTACTACTTCGAGTACGAACGCGACGACGAGCCGATGCCCGTTGCCCTGACGCTCGGTGCCGGGCCGGCAATCGAATCCACTGCTGAGGTGTGGATCCCCGTCGGCAAAAGCGAGGTCTCCTTCGCGGGCGGCCTCCGCGAGTCGCCCGTCGACCTCGTCGACTGCGAGACGAACGAGCTTCGCGTCCCCGCGTCGGCCGAGATCGTCATTGAGGGGCACGTCTTGCCGGGCGAGCGTCTGGACGAGGGCCCGTTCGGCGACTATTTCGGTTACATGAACGGTCCCCGGCGCTCGATGCCGGTACTCGAGGTCGACGCAATCACTCACCGTGAGCGGCCCTACGTTCCCTTCTGCGTCGAAGGCAGCGGCGTCGGCTACGGGGAAAACTCCACGAGCACGTTCGCGGTCGCGGCCGGCGGACCGGACGCGACGCTCGGATTGCGAGCGGCCGGCTTCGACGTCGAGCTGGCCGTCCCGTGGCCGTTTAGCTCTCGGACGGTCTGGGTGATCGCGACCGACCGGCCGTACCCCGGCTCGCTGCACGAACTCGCCAACTTCATCTTCACGACATGGGGGATGCTCCACATCGACTTTTTCGTCTTCGTCGACAGCGACGTCAACCCGCTGAACCCCCGTGCGGTCGTCGAAGCGATCGCTCTCCACGCCGATCCCGACACGGACTTCCACCAGTTCGGCGTCGAGCGCATGCCGAAGGTGCCACTGAACATCTACCAGACGCCCGACGAGAAGGGCAGTGCAGCCGTCGGTACCTCGAAGACGAAGACGGCAAAAGCGTACATCGACGCCTGTGCCGACGGCACACGGCCGGCCCAATCGATCGGCGACCGGGACGCCCGCGAGCAGGCCCGGGACCTGCTCAGCCAAGCCGGGATTCCCGAATCGGCGTTCGAACCATCACACACGATCGGGTCGAACCAATGA
- a CDS encoding ubiD operon protein, whose product MSNTYITAEKHLPDAEGTETVLQVRDAETKQIFHPRARVAKDPTELEQPEPLSVVKGPHETTREQWYIEFVDETDDIETRLETLLEDQQERSNVVNTRSSDLCVLLRYLVDDGRYDSTAAAARSLLFAGLADEHPSVLETYADCKAAYESDPLREALETE is encoded by the coding sequence ATGTCAAATACGTATATTACCGCCGAAAAACACCTTCCTGACGCCGAGGGCACGGAAACGGTGCTACAGGTGCGCGACGCCGAGACGAAGCAGATATTTCATCCGCGTGCGCGAGTCGCGAAAGATCCGACGGAACTCGAACAGCCGGAACCGCTGTCGGTCGTCAAAGGCCCTCACGAAACGACGAGAGAACAGTGGTACATCGAGTTCGTCGACGAAACCGACGACATCGAGACGCGCCTCGAAACGCTGCTCGAGGACCAACAGGAACGTTCGAACGTCGTCAACACGCGCTCGAGCGACCTGTGCGTGTTGCTCCGGTATCTCGTCGACGATGGCCGGTACGACTCGACGGCAGCGGCGGCCCGATCGCTGCTGTTTGCCGGACTCGCCGACGAGCATCCGTCCGTGCTCGAGACCTACGCCGACTGTAAAGCCGCGTACGAATCCGATCCACTGCGCGAGGCGCTCGAAACCGAGTAA